In one Pseudomonadales bacterium genomic region, the following are encoded:
- a CDS encoding TonB-dependent receptor — translation MNSAIDRAAAALVFVGLAAGSLVSAPAIAADGDSRLALEEIVVTARRREEGLQSVPVAVSVLTGEELTEQGGLKIDAIGKVVPNVHFEAAGGTSGVKSPVVFIRGMGQNDFIPVEDPAVGIYLDGVYMGRNIGSVFDLVDIERIEVLRGPQGTLFGRNTIGGAVNIISKRPTDEFGGSVRVSGGEEDYFEVQGTVNVPLTDRIAARISAFQRQRDGYVKAVQHHNLKLGSDDIWGVRGNLRMDLSDTFSLDFAADYSKAEETPGAISPIGGISGFNGEIVTQAAPVQQFSAFFNALYSGNPASCTTGAGQASNPACYGPVWNTGDPYKVNSIYLNNAGDQISPKQKVEVWGGNLAATWQLGAVELKSITSYREFDIALFNDLDFSPYLLFHNNHDAYTQEQWSQEFQISGDALDGRMNYVVGYYYFEEEGNEAIFNQISFAPPLSLPPDFFFQYLDRVIDNDSQAVFGQINFNLTDALTLTVGARYTESNKRFDLITERRIGPISDQSGDLSTEEFTPLVSLAWNVNDDIMLYAIYSEGYRDGSYAARFTGIVPDPLPNYDPEYVTNYEIGAKTTLLDGRMRLNATAFLMDYEDMQINASSDAVATSSTKENLGDATISGLELEVSALLTERLTVGVNIGLLDDKIDSLKGVLVSNTVVIDKHSDLPNTPDWTLSLMAKYEVPFNNGSSLALRADYAAKDDYYSRAENIEELLIDDYRNLNLMATYYSPAGEWELGVGVRNATDEVYYESATPFATFALSFGQPVRPRTFYATLTYNFGD, via the coding sequence ATGAATTCTGCTATTGATAGAGCGGCTGCCGCTCTGGTTTTCGTCGGCCTGGCAGCCGGCAGTCTGGTTTCCGCGCCGGCCATCGCAGCGGATGGCGATTCCAGACTGGCGCTGGAGGAGATCGTGGTCACCGCACGCAGGCGCGAGGAAGGCCTGCAGTCGGTCCCTGTTGCCGTGTCGGTACTGACCGGAGAGGAACTGACTGAGCAGGGCGGCCTGAAGATCGACGCCATCGGCAAGGTCGTGCCCAACGTGCATTTCGAGGCTGCGGGCGGTACCAGCGGGGTGAAATCTCCCGTCGTCTTCATCCGCGGCATGGGTCAGAACGACTTCATCCCGGTGGAGGATCCGGCGGTCGGCATCTATCTCGACGGCGTGTACATGGGGCGCAATATCGGCAGCGTGTTCGATCTCGTCGACATTGAGAGAATCGAAGTGCTGCGCGGCCCCCAGGGTACGCTGTTCGGGCGCAACACCATTGGCGGTGCGGTGAACATCATCTCCAAAAGGCCGACGGACGAGTTCGGCGGATCGGTCCGGGTATCCGGTGGCGAGGAGGATTACTTCGAAGTCCAGGGTACGGTGAACGTCCCGCTGACCGATCGGATCGCAGCCCGGATCAGCGCATTTCAGCGGCAAAGGGACGGCTACGTCAAAGCGGTCCAGCACCACAATCTGAAACTCGGCAGCGACGACATCTGGGGTGTGCGGGGTAACCTGCGCATGGATCTGAGCGACACCTTCAGCCTGGACTTTGCTGCGGACTACTCAAAAGCTGAGGAAACCCCCGGGGCGATATCCCCCATTGGCGGTATCAGCGGATTCAATGGCGAAATCGTCACCCAGGCGGCTCCGGTTCAGCAGTTCTCGGCGTTCTTCAATGCGCTGTACAGCGGAAACCCCGCATCCTGCACCACCGGTGCCGGCCAGGCGTCGAATCCAGCCTGCTACGGGCCGGTCTGGAACACCGGCGATCCCTACAAGGTGAATTCGATCTATCTCAACAACGCCGGAGATCAGATCAGTCCGAAACAGAAGGTCGAGGTCTGGGGGGGTAATCTCGCCGCGACCTGGCAGCTCGGCGCGGTAGAGCTGAAATCCATCACGTCGTACCGGGAATTCGATATCGCCCTGTTCAACGACCTCGACTTTTCGCCCTATCTGCTGTTCCACAACAACCACGACGCATACACCCAGGAACAGTGGTCGCAGGAGTTCCAGATCTCCGGCGATGCGCTGGACGGCCGCATGAACTACGTGGTCGGCTACTACTACTTCGAAGAGGAAGGAAACGAGGCGATCTTCAACCAGATCTCCTTCGCTCCGCCGCTGTCGCTGCCGCCGGACTTCTTCTTCCAGTATCTGGATCGGGTCATCGACAACGACAGCCAGGCCGTGTTCGGTCAGATCAATTTCAATCTGACCGACGCACTCACGCTGACTGTCGGCGCGCGTTACACGGAAAGCAACAAACGCTTCGACCTGATTACCGAGCGTCGGATCGGCCCGATTTCCGATCAGTCCGGTGATCTCAGCACAGAGGAGTTCACGCCTCTGGTGTCCCTGGCCTGGAATGTGAACGACGACATCATGCTCTATGCGATTTACTCGGAAGGCTATCGCGACGGCAGCTATGCCGCGCGATTCACCGGAATCGTCCCGGATCCCCTGCCGAACTACGACCCCGAGTACGTGACAAATTACGAGATCGGAGCCAAGACGACACTGCTCGATGGTCGCATGCGTCTGAATGCCACGGCTTTCCTGATGGACTACGAGGACATGCAGATCAATGCATCCAGCGACGCGGTCGCCACCTCTTCAACCAAGGAGAACCTCGGCGATGCAACGATCAGCGGTCTGGAGCTCGAGGTATCCGCATTGCTGACCGAACGGCTGACCGTTGGCGTCAATATCGGTTTACTGGATGACAAGATCGACAGCCTGAAAGGCGTGCTCGTCTCCAACACCGTGGTGATCGACAAGCACAGCGACCTGCCGAATACGCCGGACTGGACCCTGTCGCTCATGGCGAAATACGAAGTTCCTTTCAATAACGGATCAAGTCTTGCCCTGCGGGCGGACTACGCGGCCAAAGACGACTATTACAGCCGTGCGGAGAACATCGAAGAGCTGCTGATCGACGACTATCGGAATCTCAATCTCATGGCCACCTACTACTCTCCGGCCGGGGAATGGGAACTCGGTGTCGGTGTGCGCAACGCGACCGATGAGGTCTATTACGAGTCGGCCACGCCATTCGCCACCTTCGCCTTGAGTTTCGGTCAGCCTGTCAGGCCCAGAACCTTCTATGCCACCCTGACCTACAACTTCGGCGACTGA
- a CDS encoding fumarylacetoacetate hydrolase family protein yields the protein MIRSVFLFGAFVVSFSGAILTALVPLDATAAGAVSDGTAPGYRLVRYGAAGAEKPGLIDPEGVLRDLSAHFDDFTPRTLGELSRLKDIDTASLPRVPGTPRLGSPVAQVGKILAVGFNYRDHAEETGTPIPTEPVLFMKAATALSGPFDDVITPRGATELDYEVELAVVIGRTARYIQADQALAHIAGFAVGHDVSERAFQNKRGGQFVKGKSADTFAPLGPWLVTPAALGDPQNLTIRSTVNGELRQSSNTRHMIFGVADIVAYISQFMTLEPGDVIYTGTPSGVGAAQQPPVFLAPGDIVELSIEKLGTQKQRIAAAPGA from the coding sequence ATGATCAGATCAGTATTCTTGTTCGGCGCATTCGTCGTTTCATTCTCCGGCGCAATCCTCACTGCGCTCGTTCCTCTGGATGCCACTGCAGCTGGTGCTGTGTCCGATGGGACAGCCCCGGGTTACCGGCTCGTCCGCTACGGCGCAGCAGGCGCAGAAAAGCCGGGGCTGATCGACCCGGAGGGCGTGCTGCGGGACCTGTCTGCCCACTTCGACGATTTCACACCCCGCACTCTTGGCGAACTGTCGCGGCTGAAAGACATCGACACTGCCAGCCTGCCCCGTGTGCCGGGAACACCGCGCCTGGGTTCGCCGGTGGCCCAGGTCGGTAAGATCCTCGCCGTCGGCTTCAATTATCGTGATCATGCCGAAGAGACCGGCACCCCCATTCCCACTGAACCGGTGCTGTTCATGAAAGCGGCTACGGCGCTGAGCGGCCCTTTCGATGACGTGATCACGCCCAGAGGTGCCACCGAGCTCGACTACGAAGTGGAACTGGCGGTAGTCATCGGGCGCACCGCACGCTACATCCAGGCAGATCAGGCCCTGGCACACATCGCCGGCTTTGCCGTTGGCCACGATGTCTCAGAGCGCGCTTTCCAGAACAAGAGAGGGGGTCAGTTCGTGAAGGGCAAGAGCGCGGATACCTTTGCGCCGCTGGGACCCTGGCTGGTGACACCCGCCGCCCTCGGCGACCCGCAGAATCTGACCATTCGCTCCACGGTCAACGGCGAACTTCGCCAGTCTTCGAACACCCGCCACATGATCTTCGGAGTCGCAGACATCGTCGCCTACATCAGCCAGTTCATGACCCTGGAACCCGGCGATGTGATCTACACCGGCACACCTTCGGGGGTGGGAGCCGCACAGCAGCCGCCGGTCTTTCTCGCGCCGGGCGACATCGTCGAGCTCAGTATCGAAAAACTGGGTACCCAGAAGCAGCGGATTGCGGCAGCACCCGGAGCCTGA
- a CDS encoding polyphosphate polymerase domain-containing protein, with the protein MNGHRIAQPEPSKRISDRRSTAEAGLDFRIQGFLSITLAQCNALAAMQDRVDNKYLVDLNEASGFLDAIRTGYTVLEIDNRREFRYSSCYYDDRYACYFEHHQGRRQRLKVRTREYVDGGGQKFFEIKLKGSRGRTVKHRCPADDLIVSKVAGEELELVRSLYRSQYHKEMTFDLRPALIVQYRRCTLVASDGSERVTIDTSLGFSRPDDPDSPVRLGEQFIVIETKSSNGKGIASDTLKTLRVRKASKCSKYCIGVNLTGGVTKGNSFLPVIRRAKQCLEEERA; encoded by the coding sequence ATGAATGGCCACAGGATCGCTCAGCCCGAACCGTCAAAGCGCATTTCCGATCGGCGCTCGACGGCAGAAGCCGGTCTTGATTTCCGGATCCAGGGATTTCTGTCGATTACACTGGCACAGTGCAATGCGCTGGCAGCCATGCAGGACAGAGTCGACAACAAGTACCTGGTCGATCTGAACGAAGCCAGTGGTTTTCTGGATGCGATTCGAACAGGTTATACGGTTCTGGAAATCGACAATCGCCGCGAGTTTCGCTACAGCTCCTGCTACTACGATGATCGATACGCCTGCTACTTTGAACACCATCAGGGCCGTCGCCAGCGTCTCAAAGTCCGCACCAGGGAGTACGTCGACGGTGGTGGGCAGAAGTTCTTCGAAATCAAGCTCAAAGGCTCTCGCGGTAGAACCGTCAAGCACCGATGTCCGGCCGACGATCTGATTGTTTCGAAGGTCGCGGGTGAAGAGCTCGAACTGGTCAGGTCCCTGTATCGCAGTCAATACCATAAGGAGATGACCTTCGACCTGCGCCCGGCGCTGATCGTGCAGTACCGGCGCTGCACCCTCGTGGCGAGCGACGGCAGCGAGCGCGTGACAATCGATACCAGCCTGGGATTTTCCCGACCGGATGATCCCGACAGTCCGGTGCGTCTTGGCGAGCAGTTCATCGTGATCGAAACCAAATCCAGCAATGGCAAAGGCATCGCCAGCGACACACTGAAGACACTCCGGGTCAGAAAGGCATCGAAATGCTCGAAATACTGCATCGGTGTGAACCTTACGGGTGGTGTCACTAAAGGCAACAGCTTTCTGCCCGTGATCCGTCGCGCAAAGCAGTGTCTGGAGGAGGAGCGCGCTTGA
- a CDS encoding MarR family transcriptional regulator, translated as MAATDEGPARPLREIDRHLIAGLARGINWMDNSLQNILRSRGYTPVHRTQSLILLHIACGIDSPADIAREMGLTRQNVHQMARSLIELGLIEQSLHPADPRRSKYQWSSGASEIRREALGILESLEEVVKSRSGAGDEEMLAFHKILGADWGPLIGSDEELLSAAETQVSSRRGKSRNRNTGD; from the coding sequence ATGGCTGCAACGGATGAAGGTCCCGCCCGCCCGCTGCGGGAAATTGACAGACATCTGATTGCCGGACTCGCGCGCGGGATCAACTGGATGGACAACAGCCTGCAGAACATCCTGAGATCCCGCGGCTACACGCCCGTGCACCGCACCCAGTCACTGATTCTCCTGCACATCGCCTGCGGCATCGATTCCCCCGCCGACATCGCACGGGAAATGGGGCTGACCCGGCAGAACGTGCATCAGATGGCGCGAAGCCTGATCGAGCTGGGACTCATCGAACAGTCGCTGCACCCGGCGGATCCGCGACGTTCGAAGTATCAGTGGAGCAGCGGTGCCTCGGAGATCCGCCGGGAAGCGCTGGGCATCCTCGAGTCTCTGGAGGAGGTCGTGAAATCCCGCAGTGGTGCGGGCGATGAAGAAATGCTGGCCTTCCACAAGATCCTGGGTGCGGACTGGGGGCCGCTGATCGGCAGTGACGAAGAGCTGCTGTCGGCTGCGGAAACTCAGGTATCCAGCAGACGCGGGAAGTCGCGCAACCGCAACACTGGGGACTGA
- a CDS encoding HlyD family efflux transporter periplasmic adaptor subunit, whose translation MRKIDIILLTIGAVVTLLWAVFSSKDGYKSSNATIVARSIALFATMNGQVINDPPAVGARISSNELLARISNSRFDRSRLTDFESQVVFLESEIANLRVQQKALDGLQAKFAQQAAVYADWMLGDTRLRRKESSAQHDVAMTRKRLEDEEVNRARQLYEKQLISEVEMQIEKTQADIAAAEVRLSSANLERSALVLDSMGRDGLFADSTFSEDGEASYWDQMRDSLLIRAMDNRGNLARLESQLQQANTQAHAERTRVDSSYSEEHRAPFDGKVSARFVTQGTRVTSGSNLLQILNCTEPVAIVPIPDNRVSEFAVGMKVSIYPIDSEQTLSGRIEYISSGPMLEGDTSIRIQQEFTMEGNRAIVSIDGDPVPGESLQSCETARVAVAIIHTSSLLASLGF comes from the coding sequence TTGAGGAAGATCGATATCATCCTGCTCACGATCGGCGCCGTCGTTACCCTCTTGTGGGCCGTGTTCTCGAGCAAAGACGGCTACAAGAGCAGCAATGCAACCATCGTCGCGAGAAGCATCGCGCTGTTTGCCACTATGAATGGCCAGGTAATCAACGATCCCCCAGCCGTTGGCGCACGAATCAGCAGCAACGAACTGCTGGCAAGGATCAGCAACAGTCGCTTCGACCGCAGCCGATTGACCGATTTCGAAAGTCAGGTTGTCTTTCTGGAGTCGGAAATCGCCAATCTGCGCGTACAACAGAAGGCCCTGGATGGGCTGCAGGCGAAGTTCGCACAGCAGGCGGCCGTCTACGCGGACTGGATGCTCGGAGACACCAGACTCAGGCGTAAGGAGTCATCGGCCCAGCATGATGTCGCGATGACGCGCAAGCGACTGGAAGATGAGGAAGTAAACAGAGCCCGTCAGCTCTATGAGAAGCAGCTGATCAGCGAAGTAGAAATGCAGATCGAAAAAACCCAGGCTGATATCGCAGCCGCCGAGGTGCGACTGAGCAGCGCGAATCTGGAGCGCAGTGCCCTGGTGCTGGATTCCATGGGCCGCGACGGTCTGTTCGCGGACAGCACCTTTTCAGAAGACGGCGAAGCCAGCTACTGGGATCAGATGCGCGACAGTCTCCTCATTCGCGCGATGGATAATCGGGGTAATCTTGCGAGACTCGAGTCCCAGCTGCAGCAGGCGAATACCCAGGCCCATGCAGAGCGCACCCGTGTCGATTCGAGTTACTCAGAGGAACATCGTGCGCCTTTCGACGGCAAAGTCAGTGCGCGTTTTGTTACTCAGGGTACCCGGGTTACGTCAGGATCAAACCTGCTGCAGATTCTGAACTGTACGGAGCCGGTCGCCATCGTACCGATTCCGGACAATCGGGTTTCCGAATTCGCAGTCGGTATGAAGGTGTCCATCTACCCCATCGATTCCGAACAGACGCTCTCCGGCCGGATCGAGTACATCAGCAGTGGCCCCATGCTGGAGGGAGACACTTCGATCCGCATCCAGCAGGAGTTCACGATGGAGGGGAACCGGGCCATCGTCAGCATCGATGGCGACCCTGTGCCGGGCGAATCACTCCAGTCCTGCGAAACGGCCCGCGTCGCGGTTGCCATCATTCACACCAGCTCGCTGCTGGCTTCGCTCGGCTTCTGA
- a CDS encoding DUF3604 domain-containing protein codes for MIVRFSGFRIAAHCGLLLCAVLAGPAFAAQDSHCDYFEAGVKHVYWGDLHVHTGFSLDAWGYGTVATPREAYAFARGAPIELPGGHTVKLDRPLDFMAVTDHAEWFDLMYACTDPLWKEDPYCTVLTTRNTAATGTEVFAEYVVPTITKADPRQTSLCQGDPALCANGSMHQWQRIQRQAHDANAPCTFTSFAAYEWSATPDFSHTHRNVIFGSEQVSREAIDYLRFPTPERMWRELDRQCRAEDGCDVVVIPHNTNMGDGKSFDVETEPADALALRARFERLIEIHQEKGNSECLPVFGTTDEDCGFEVILNRSSRPTPAAEFSEAEWERMRGSYVRRLLLRGLYSYAESGVNPLQLGIIGSTDNHAAAGGFVEEDQWLGSVFGIGDIERTMARQTWNPGGMVGVWAEENTRSSVFAALQRREVFATSGPRIKVRISASPNPLSCDNGATGDMVPMGGKLAGGIGAAYFLIEAQYDRIPLQRIELIKGELRGGELIEEVVPVWQADDGGLDVCGTWRDADFDPTAPAFWYARVQEAPTPRWTAARCIAADRCDDFPEARRAIRERAWTSPIWYLP; via the coding sequence GTGATTGTCCGATTCAGCGGGTTCAGGATAGCGGCTCATTGTGGTCTCCTCCTCTGCGCAGTTCTGGCAGGTCCGGCTTTTGCTGCGCAGGATTCCCACTGCGATTACTTCGAAGCCGGGGTAAAGCACGTCTACTGGGGCGATCTGCACGTTCATACCGGATTTTCCCTCGATGCCTGGGGTTACGGCACTGTTGCGACGCCCCGGGAAGCCTACGCATTCGCCAGGGGTGCACCGATTGAGCTACCCGGCGGCCACACCGTGAAACTCGATCGCCCGCTCGATTTCATGGCGGTCACGGATCACGCGGAGTGGTTCGATCTGATGTACGCATGCACCGATCCGCTCTGGAAGGAGGATCCCTACTGCACAGTGCTTACAACCAGGAATACGGCCGCAACCGGCACCGAGGTATTCGCCGAATACGTGGTGCCGACGATCACCAAGGCAGACCCCCGGCAGACCTCCCTGTGCCAGGGCGATCCTGCGCTCTGTGCGAACGGCTCGATGCATCAGTGGCAACGCATCCAGAGGCAGGCACACGATGCCAATGCCCCCTGCACATTCACTTCGTTTGCGGCCTATGAATGGTCAGCCACCCCGGATTTCAGCCACACCCACCGCAACGTGATATTCGGCAGCGAGCAGGTATCCCGGGAAGCCATCGACTATCTCCGGTTCCCCACTCCGGAACGGATGTGGCGCGAACTGGACCGCCAGTGTCGCGCCGAAGACGGCTGCGACGTGGTGGTGATTCCGCACAACACCAATATGGGAGACGGCAAGAGCTTCGATGTGGAAACCGAACCGGCGGATGCTCTGGCGCTGCGGGCCCGCTTCGAAAGACTCATTGAAATCCACCAGGAAAAGGGTAACAGCGAGTGTCTGCCTGTATTCGGCACAACCGACGAGGACTGCGGTTTCGAGGTTATCCTCAACCGCAGCTCCAGGCCTACTCCTGCCGCAGAGTTCAGTGAGGCGGAATGGGAGCGGATGCGCGGCAGTTATGTGCGCCGGCTGTTGCTGCGCGGCCTTTACAGTTATGCCGAGTCCGGCGTGAACCCGCTGCAGCTGGGCATCATCGGTTCCACTGACAATCACGCTGCCGCAGGGGGCTTTGTCGAGGAGGACCAGTGGCTGGGTTCGGTGTTCGGAATTGGTGACATTGAACGCACCATGGCCCGACAGACCTGGAATCCCGGCGGAATGGTTGGTGTCTGGGCGGAAGAAAACACCCGGTCCAGCGTTTTCGCGGCATTGCAGCGTCGCGAGGTTTTCGCTACCAGTGGCCCGCGAATCAAGGTCCGTATTTCGGCTTCGCCCAATCCACTGAGTTGCGACAATGGCGCAACCGGAGACATGGTACCGATGGGCGGTAAACTGGCCGGCGGGATCGGCGCCGCGTATTTTCTGATCGAAGCACAGTACGACCGGATACCTCTGCAGCGCATCGAACTCATCAAAGGTGAGCTTCGCGGCGGAGAGCTCATCGAAGAGGTCGTACCCGTCTGGCAGGCGGATGACGGCGGTCTGGACGTATGCGGGACCTGGCGTGATGCCGACTTCGACCCGACGGCACCGGCGTTCTGGTACGCGCGGGTCCAGGAGGCGCCGACACCCCGCTGGACGGCCGCACGCTGTATCGCCGCGGACCGGTGCGATGATTTTCCCGAAGCCCGCCGCGCGATCCGGGAGCGCGCCTGGACATCGCCCATCTGGTATCTGCCCTGA
- a CDS encoding GNAT family N-acetyltransferase — protein sequence MNSDEQTQRPITVRRLRAADARSLSECFRRCYGETYPADIFYDTGKLHGAIASGQLRSVVAVTAGNRVVGHTGLTIRHPQARAIEAGNTIVDPDYRGHGLLGRLGAALTDLCSSAGYIGYLHYPTTAHDIMQKRSVSGGGVETGIMLGYIPAETDYRAVDRQQGRLAATVVYQPMPGAAAPLREGEKDGSTPAPTSELSPTPPSSLRVCHAPARYRTLLETLFAATALSRNFLPGDAVWKPVSDIRHQFYPRRGLLQLYLQSSGADLVDRVLSLCGQTQPAIVHADLPLDDPGIDATVDALIGLGFRFCALLPEFAHTDLLRMQWLTGTDPRLHAPSLANPDARALLEVINADHQGACD from the coding sequence GTGAATTCAGACGAACAGACGCAACGCCCGATCACAGTGCGCCGCCTGCGGGCTGCAGACGCCCGCTCACTCTCCGAGTGCTTTCGCCGCTGCTACGGCGAGACCTATCCGGCGGATATTTTTTACGACACCGGGAAGCTGCACGGGGCCATCGCGTCCGGACAACTGCGCTCGGTGGTCGCGGTCACTGCCGGAAACCGCGTCGTCGGCCACACGGGCCTCACCATCCGTCATCCCCAGGCGCGTGCGATCGAAGCCGGTAACACCATCGTGGATCCCGACTACCGGGGCCATGGCCTGCTGGGTCGGCTGGGCGCGGCCCTGACCGATCTGTGCAGCAGCGCCGGTTATATCGGTTACCTCCACTACCCCACCACCGCTCACGACATCATGCAGAAGCGTTCGGTCAGCGGCGGCGGGGTGGAGACCGGCATCATGCTCGGCTACATACCGGCGGAAACCGACTACCGCGCAGTCGATCGCCAGCAGGGGCGACTGGCTGCGACGGTGGTCTACCAGCCCATGCCGGGGGCCGCCGCTCCACTGCGGGAAGGCGAAAAGGACGGCTCCACACCCGCGCCCACAAGTGAACTGTCGCCGACGCCACCCTCGTCGCTCAGAGTCTGTCATGCACCCGCACGATACAGGACGCTGCTGGAAACACTGTTCGCGGCAACCGCACTGTCCCGGAATTTTCTGCCTGGAGATGCCGTGTGGAAACCTGTCAGCGACATCCGCCACCAGTTTTATCCCCGGCGCGGGCTGCTGCAGTTATATCTGCAGTCGAGCGGCGCAGATCTGGTCGACCGGGTTCTGTCACTGTGCGGACAGACGCAGCCTGCGATCGTCCACGCGGATCTCCCGCTGGATGATCCGGGAATCGACGCCACTGTAGATGCACTGATCGGGCTGGGCTTCCGCTTCTGCGCCCTGCTTCCTGAATTTGCTCATACTGACCTTCTGCGGATGCAGTGGCTGACTGGAACCGATCCCCGACTGCATGCTCCTTCCCTCGCCAATCCGGACGCCCGGGCGCTGCTGGAGGTGATCAACGCGGATCATCAGGGAGCCTGCGACTAA
- a CDS encoding DUF4956 domain-containing protein, translated as MINFISLYFFAYVILYRKYRNTEMFVSCALFNVFVLLIVMSIIRTDFNLAVGFGLFALLSLIQVRSAQFTKTETAYVFGAITLAVINGAGISDLSFVLICNFVVVLASWCIGNWTLEHSANLITVDNVRKMSVTLDHIAAEAVGDRGVMETMLAEQLGHPIQSFEIRKIDYVRDLVELAVVYELPGTDKPQFAANVLLEPSFDQAPDNPDRLA; from the coding sequence ATGATCAATTTCATCAGCCTGTACTTTTTCGCTTACGTGATCCTTTACCGGAAGTACCGGAACACGGAGATGTTCGTGTCCTGCGCTCTGTTCAACGTGTTCGTGCTGCTGATCGTCATGTCCATCATCCGCACCGACTTCAATCTGGCGGTGGGGTTCGGCCTCTTCGCGCTGCTGTCGCTGATACAGGTGCGAAGTGCGCAGTTCACCAAGACGGAGACCGCCTATGTTTTCGGCGCGATCACCCTGGCGGTGATCAACGGGGCCGGCATATCAGATCTGAGTTTTGTGCTGATCTGCAATTTCGTCGTTGTGCTGGCTTCCTGGTGCATCGGCAACTGGACTCTGGAGCATTCGGCCAATCTGATCACCGTGGACAACGTCCGCAAGATGTCGGTGACGCTGGACCACATTGCGGCGGAAGCTGTCGGAGACCGTGGAGTCATGGAGACGATGCTGGCCGAGCAGCTCGGTCATCCCATTCAGTCCTTCGAAATCAGGAAAATCGACTATGTGAGAGATCTCGTGGAGCTTGCGGTGGTCTACGAACTGCCGGGAACCGACAAACCTCAGTTCGCCGCGAACGTACTCCTCGAGCCGAGCTTCGACCAGGCGCCGGATAACCCGGACAGGCTGGCTTAG
- a CDS encoding efflux RND transporter periplasmic adaptor subunit — translation MKQWISAFLLLVLGGAALVWYVLAGEDTPAAGKPGAGWKMPPPTVEAAPVALGSVVRSVEAVGTLRANEAITLRPEIAGRVVGIHFNEGQPVDRGAALISLDDSVYQAEYQEKQADLRIAELAYERAAKLVEKRAAPIEERDRTLAHMQAAEAALQLARARRDKTRIVAPFAGIVGLRFVSVGDYVAAGDDLVSLVQINPLKVDFRVGEVYLAQVEVGQDIAVRVDAFPGETFNGSVYAIEPQVDVGGRAVVIRAALPNSEERLRPGLFSRVNLVVDAAAEAILVPEDAIVPRGEQHFVYRLDGNRAVLAEVVLGKRAGSRVEVRSGLSRDARVITAGQLKLRDGVEVRVVPEDEAQAAAIPDTGNEAGR, via the coding sequence ATGAAACAGTGGATCAGTGCCTTCCTTCTGCTCGTCCTCGGCGGCGCAGCGCTGGTGTGGTACGTCCTTGCTGGTGAAGACACGCCTGCGGCCGGGAAACCCGGGGCGGGCTGGAAGATGCCACCGCCCACTGTGGAAGCGGCGCCCGTAGCGCTGGGCTCGGTGGTGCGCAGTGTCGAGGCCGTCGGCACCCTGCGCGCCAACGAGGCGATCACCCTGCGGCCGGAAATCGCCGGGAGAGTCGTCGGCATCCATTTCAACGAAGGCCAGCCGGTAGACCGGGGTGCGGCACTGATTTCCCTGGATGACTCGGTGTATCAGGCCGAGTACCAGGAAAAGCAGGCGGATCTGCGGATCGCCGAGCTCGCCTATGAGCGGGCCGCGAAACTGGTGGAGAAACGGGCAGCGCCGATCGAAGAGCGCGATCGTACGCTCGCGCACATGCAGGCTGCCGAGGCCGCACTGCAGCTGGCCAGGGCACGGCGTGACAAGACCCGCATCGTCGCGCCGTTCGCCGGTATCGTGGGCCTGCGCTTCGTCAGCGTTGGTGACTACGTTGCGGCAGGCGACGATCTGGTGAGCCTGGTACAGATCAATCCATTGAAAGTGGATTTCCGGGTGGGCGAGGTGTACCTGGCACAGGTCGAGGTGGGGCAGGACATCGCTGTGCGGGTGGATGCTTTTCCTGGAGAGACATTCAACGGGTCGGTGTATGCCATCGAGCCCCAGGTCGATGTCGGCGGTCGGGCCGTGGTGATCCGGGCAGCCCTGCCGAACTCGGAGGAACGTCTGCGGCCGGGCCTGTTTTCCCGTGTGAATCTCGTCGTTGATGCCGCTGCCGAGGCCATCCTCGTGCCGGAGGACGCCATCGTGCCGCGTGGCGAGCAGCATTTCGTGTATCGACTCGACGGCAACCGCGCGGTACTGGCGGAGGTTGTGCTGGGCAAGCGTGCGGGCTCCCGGGTGGAGGTGCGCAGCGGTCTGTCGCGGGATGCCAGGGTGATCACCGCCGGTCAGCTGAAGCTGCGGGATGGGGTGGAGGTACGCGTGGTCCCGGAGGACGAAGCACAGGCCGCCGCAATTCCTGATACCGGAAATGAGGCGGGCAGATGA